One genomic window of Cannabis sativa cultivar Pink pepper isolate KNU-18-1 chromosome 2, ASM2916894v1, whole genome shotgun sequence includes the following:
- the LOC115719078 gene encoding uncharacterized protein LOC115719078, translating into MLANGQEVDIWYQPWIPWMDYVEFRTVMEEVRVRAPNLRTVADLLRGSPLEWRKEYVLYLFGREKGERILSISLSNRLGRDTLIWKEARDGKFSVKGAYWFEQQGRFNSNNEIWRLTWDGKMHPRQSIFLWRLCVGALPTKDKYAGESNQECVLCGFCCESADHLFMQCPLSRALWLGAPLPVKSNEVSGENLMMKVLTLVKGLSKDLRLQAMVSFAAVCDTVWNQRNAIIHGGKCGDIPSLLTEVWRKFVDFGGDKVGEVSDSRSHLVTRPLVPKEGSSSLEAEMSAIGLAVEVIVQKEWVGAVILSDCQVAVTAFAKRKCPDWKLTDKFLHILDQMSKCRDCKLVFVKRDFLTFVNSLAVQARNERLCKTFCIGEGLPLSILVFWFNQ; encoded by the exons ATGTTGGCTAACGGTCAAGAGGTGGATATTTGGTATCAACCGTGGATACCGTGGATGGACTATGTTGAATTTAGGACTGTCATGGAAGAAGTCCGTGTCCGGGCGCCAAATCTAAGGACTGTAGCTGACCTCCTTCGAGGATCACCCTTGGAATGGCGAAAGGAGTACGTTTTGTACTTGTTTGGTCGAGAGAAGGGAGAAAGAATACTTTCAATTTCTTTGTCTAATCGGTTGGGGAGAGATACTTTAATTTGGAAGGAGGCTCGGGATGGAAAGTTTAGTGTAAAAGGGGCTTATTGGTTTGAGCAGCAGGGAAGATTCAATAGCAACAATGAGATTTGGAGATTGACATGGGATGGGAAGATGCATCCGAGACAGAGTATTTTCTTGTGGAGATTGTGTGTAGGGGCCCTGCCGACTAAAGATAAATATGCAGGGGAGAGTAATCAGGAGTGTGTGTTGTGTGGCTTTTGTTGCGAGTCGGCTGACCATTTATTTATGCAGTGTCCTTTGTCGAGGGCTTTATGGCTTGGTGCCCCTCTGCCTGTAAAATCGAATGAGGTCTCTGGCGAGAATTTGATGATGAAGGTGCTAACTCTGGTGAAGGGTCTGTCTAAGGACCTGCGTCTTCAGGCCATGGTGAGTTTCGCAGCAGTGTGCGACACGGTGTGGAATCAGAGAAACGCAATCATTCATGGGGGGAAGTGTGGGGATATTCCTAGTCTGCTAACGGAAGTGTGGAGGAAATTTGTTGATTTTGGAGGGGACAAGGTAGGAGAGGTCTCGGATTCCAGGAGTCATTTGGTGACAAGGCCTTTGGTTCC TAAGGAAGGCTCCTCAAGCCTTGAGGCAGAGATGAGTGCCATTGGTCTAGCTGTGGAGGTAATCGTTCAGAAGGAGTGGGTTGGTGCAGTGATTCTCTCGGATTGCCAAGTAGCAGTCACAGCTTTTGCTAAAAGGAAATGTCCGGATTGGAAATTGACTGATAAATTTCTACATATTCTGGACCAGATGTCGAAATGCAGGGACTGCAAATTAGTGTTTGTTAAGAGAGATTTCCTGACTTTTGTTAATAGCTTGGCTGTTCAAGCCAGGAATGAAAGGCTATGTAAGACCTTTTGTATTGGGGAAGGATTGCCCCTGTCAATCCTAGTTTTCTGGTTTAATCAATGA
- the LOC133033888 gene encoding phytosulfokines 3-like, which yields MAKFMTFFTIALLLSFVTFISAARPNDFLVPQEKNDVIKGENKEKVICEEGIGEEECLSRRTLEASYHMDYIYTQEKSN from the exons atggcCAAGTTTATGACATTTTTTACAATAGCCCTTCTTCTTAGTTTTGTGACATTCATCTCTGCTGCTCGCCCTAACGATTTTCTCGTACCTCAAGAAAAG aatgatgtaattaagggagaaaataaggaaaaagtGATATGTGAAGAAGGAATTGGAGAAGAAGAATGTTTGAGCAGAAGGACTTTGGAAGCTTCTTATCATATGGATTATATTTACACCCAagaaaaatctaattaa
- the LOC115721352 gene encoding uncharacterized protein LOC115721352, translating to MVSSNLFRVLIILSMMVVLIKGAPNKVKCQDKHYPYCQNELYCPATCPEWCTVDCATCQPICSSPPTLSPPPITPPLSPPSREGAAAKKARCKNKNYPNCYGLEQSCPGDCRDQCEVDCVTCSPVCYCNRPGAVCQDPRFIGGDGITFYFHGKKDHNFCLVSDSNLHINAYFIGKRNPSMTRDFTWVQSLGILFDNHKLFIGAKKTSTWSNNVDRISLAFDGEPVILPVGEGAAWQSHESSIIVLRTQDANSVEIEVEGNFKIKATVVPITERESRIHRYGITEDNCFAHLDLSFKFYALSGDVNGVLGQTYGKNYVSRVKMGVAVPVLGGEREFTASNLFVTDCVAARFDGRFGKGKGGFEEFVGMECGSGMGGHGVVCKK from the exons atggtTAGCTCAAACTTATTTAGGGTTTTGATAATTCTATCAATGATGGTGGTTTTAATTAAAGGAGCCCCTAACAAAGTAAAGTGTCAAGACAAACACTATCCATATTGTCAAAATGAGCTTTATTGTCCGGCCACTTGTCCTGAGTGGTGCACCGTTGATTGTGCCACGTGTCAACCCATCTGCTCCTCGCCACCAACTTTGTCACCACCGCCCATTACTCCACCGCTATCGCCTCCTTCACGGGAGGGTGCCGCAGCAAAGAAAGCGAGATGTAAGAACAAGAATTATCCTAATTGTTATGGCTTGGAACAAAGTTGCCCTGGTGATTGTCGTGACCAATGTGAAGTGGATTGTGTTACATGTAGCCCTGTTTGTT ATTGCAATAGGCCAGGAGCTGTGTGTCAAGATCCTCGCTTCATTGGTGGTGATGGAATTACCTTTTACTTCCACGGCAAGAAAGATCACAACTTTTGCTTGGTTTCTGACTCGAACCTTCACATAAATGCCTACTTCATTGGAAAACGAAACCCTAGCATGACTAGAGACTTCACTTGGGTACAATCGCTTGGAATCCTTTTTGACAACCACAAACTCTTCATTGGCGCCAAGAAGACTTCTACATGGAGCAACAATGTGGATCGTATCTCCCTCGCCTTTGATGGGGAGCCTGTTATTCTCCCTGTTGGCGAGGGAGCTGCGTGGCAGTCTCATGAGTCCTCCATAATTGTGTTGAGGACTCAGGATGCAAATTCTGTAGAAATTGAAGTGGAAGGTAATTTCAAGATCAAAGCGACGGTGGTGCCTATCACCGAGAGGGAGTCACGAATTCATCGATATGGCATCACTGAGGATAACTGTTTTGCCCATCTTGATTTGAGCTTCAAGTTTTATGCTTTGAGTGGGGATGTCAATGGTGTTTTAGGTCAGACTTATGGAAAGAACTATGTGAGTCGAGTGAAGATGGGAGTGGCTGTGCCAGTGCTTGGTGGCGAGAGAGAATTTACTGCTTCAAACCTATTTGTAACGGATTGTGTGGCGGCAAGATTCGATGGGAGGTTTGGAAAAggtaagggtggttttgaagagTTTGTTGGTATGGAGTGTGGTAGTGGAATGGGTGGTCATGGTGTTGTGTGCAAGAAGTAG
- the LOC115719079 gene encoding uncharacterized protein LOC115719079, whose protein sequence is MALKLDMSKAYDLVGWPFLEAMMLRMGFCCKVVSHIMCCVSTVTYNVTYGGKIMGPIYPGRGIRQGDPLSSYLFLVCAEGLSSLLQQYERNRWLTGCQVARGAPRVSHMLFVDDSYVYCKTNEDEAARVLQLLQVYQRTSGQQVNYAKSSIFFSNNTSVDTRQRMCEMLGMVEALDNSFYLGLPCIMGMNKNAILGFVKDKMQKKIFSWESRFLSKAGKEVLIKSVAQALPFYAISVFLLTKEIFSNLEGLMSKFWWKSQANSSSKSVSWMSWKRFCRHKYNGGIGFRDLHNYNLTFLGKRKISKKKLMYSYL, encoded by the coding sequence ATGGCACTCAAACTCGACATGAGCAAGGCTTATGATCTTGTTGGTTGGCCTTTCTTGGAAGCTATGATGCTTAGAATGGGTTTTTGCTGCAAAGTAGTCTCCCACATTATGTGTTGTGTGTCCACGGTTACTTATAATGTTACTTATGGAGGGAAGATTATGGGGCCTATTTATCCTGGGAGAGGTATTAGGCAGGGAGATCCACTATCCTCCTACCTATTTTTGGTGTGTGCTGAGGGACTTTCTTCtctattgcaacaatatgaacGCAATCGTTGGTTGACTGGCTGCCAAGTTGCTAGAGGAGCCCCTCGTGTTTCTCATATGCTATTTGTTGACGATAGCTATGTGTACTGTAAGACTAATGAGGATGAAGCTGCAAGAGTGTTACAACTCCTTCAAGTGTATCAACGAACTTCTGGTCAGCAGGTGAATTATGCTAAGTCATCCATCTTTTTCAGTAATAATACTAGTGTTGATACTAGACAAAGAATGTGTGAGATGTTGGGGATGGTGGAGGCTTTGGATAATAGCTTTTACTTGGGTTTGCCGTGCATTATGGGAATGAATAAAAATGCTATCTTGGGTTTCGTTAAGGACAAAATGCAAAAGAAAATCTTCTCTTGGGAAAGTCGTTTTTTGTCAAAGGCGGGCAAGGAAGTTTTGATTAAGTCAGTTGCTCAAGCATTGCCTTTCTATGCTATAAGTGTGTTCTTGTTGACAAAAGAGATTTTTTCTAACCTTGAGGGTTTAATGTCTAAATTTTGGTGGAAATCTCAAGCAAACTCTTCTAGTAAGAGTGTaagttggatgagttggaagaGGTTTTGTCGACACAAATATAATGGTGGTATTGGCTTTCGGGATcttcataattataatttaacttTTCTTGGTAAAAGGAAAATCTCTAAGAAAAAGTTAATGTACTCTTacctttaa
- the LOC115721128 gene encoding cytochrome P450 94C1, translating to MDSMATTTLALLFFTFTFFFSFFSFLVFLFRIKPWCNCHLCRSFLSATWSADFLNLCDWYTHLLKKSLTSTIHFHVLNNIVTANPENVEYILKTRFDNYPKGKPFSMILGDLLGRGIFNVDGDTWRFQRKMASLELGSTTVKSYAFEIVASEIQNRLIPILEGNDVVLDLQDVFRRFSFDNICLFSFGLDPGCLKLSMPIPEFAAAFDLASKISAERAMTASPIIWKIKRLFNIGSEKKLKQAVKMVDDLATQMITHRRKMGFADKRDLLSRFMASIDDDRYLRDIVVSFLLAGRDTVSSALTSFFYLISEHPEVESKIREEAGRVISGSGDPVVAGYGEMREMNYLHAAVHESMRLFPPIQIDSKFCQEDDVLPDGTFVRKGTRVTYHPYAMGRMERIWGPDCLEFKPERWLNKDGVFVHACPYKYPVFQAGFRVCLGKEMAIMEIKAVALSLIRQFDIRVVGSNSEPRFSPGLTATVRGGLPVRVLKRN from the coding sequence ATGGATTCCATGGCTACTACTACTCTTGCTCttctcttcttcactttcactttCTTCTTCTCATTCTTCTCTTTCTTAGTCTTTCTCTTCAGAATCAAACCCTGGTGTAACTGCCATCTCTGCCGTTCATTCTTATCGGCGACTTGGTCAGCCGATTTTCTCAACCTCTGCGATTGGTACACACACCTTCTCAAAAAATCGTTGACTTCAACGATTCATTTTCACGTCCTTAACAACATCGTCACGGCCAACCCGGAAAACGTTGAGTATATTCTCAAGACCAGATTCGATAATTACCCCAAAGGAAAACCGTTTTCGATGATTCTCGGCGATTTACTCGGTCGAGGAATTTTTAACgtcgatggtgacacgtggcgaTTTCAGAGAAAAATGGCGAGTTTGGAACTTGGGAGTACGACGGTTAAGAGTTACGCGTTTGAAATTGTGGCTTCGGAAATTCAGAACAGGCTTATTCCTATTCTTGAAGGAAACGACGTCGTTTTGGATTTACAAGATGTGTTTAGAAGATTTTCTTTTGATAATATATGCCTTTTTTCATTCGGGTTGGACCCGGGTTGTTTGAAACTATCCATGCCCATACCCGAATTCGCAGCCGCATTTGATTTGGCTTCCAAAATCTCAGCCGAGCGAGCCATGACGGCTTCGCCTATTATATGGAAAATCAAGAGACTTTTCAACATCGGCTCGGAGAAGAAGCTGAAACAAGCCGTTAAAATGGTGGACGATTTAGCCACCCAGATGATAACCCATCGCCGGAAAATGGGTTTCGCCGACAAACGAGACCTTCTTTCCCGATTCATGGCTTCAATCGACGATGACCGTTATCTTCGCGACATAGTCGTTAGCTTCCTCTTAGCCGGTCGAGACACGGTTTCTTCGGCTCTGACAAGTTTCTTCTACTTGATTTCGGAGCACCCGGAAGTCGAGTCCAAGATCCGAGAAGAAGCGGGTCGGGTTATATCCGGGTCGGGTGACCCGGTTGTGGCGGGATACGGCGAGATGAGAGAGATGAACTACCTGCACGCGGCGGTCCACGAGAGCATGAGGCTGTTCCCGCCGATACAAATTGACTCGAAGTTCTGTCAGGAAGACGACGTTCTTCCTGACGGGACTTTTGTACGGAAGGGTACGAGGGTTACTTACCACCCGTACGCTATGGGTCGGATGGAGCGGATATGGGGACCCGATTGTCTCGAGTTTAAACCCGAGAGGTGGCTTAATAAGGATGGGGTTTTTGTACACGCTTGTCCGTACAAGTACCCGGTTTTTCAAGCCGGGTTTCGGGTTTGTTTGGGTAAAGAAATGGCCATAATGGAGATTAAAGCTGTTGCTTTAAGTCTTATTAGACAGTTTGATATTCGGGTTGTCGGGTCAAATTCGGAGCCCCGGTTTAGTCCGGGTTTGACTGCTACCGTTAGAGGTGGTCTTCCGGTTCGTGTATTAAAGAGGAACTAG